A window of Diabrotica virgifera virgifera chromosome 9, PGI_DIABVI_V3a contains these coding sequences:
- the LOC126892057 gene encoding venom dipeptidyl peptidase 4, translating to MTETTNSTVNGSSNNMDFEHSNQDLIIFNKRSKKRKYLISGFIVVFFIILAVIAIIFFSKNDDDIKTSKLNSVAAALTLEDYLNGKFQPRPFNATWTANDQLIYSDNGNLVLLDLRTNTSSMLLNSTDSILLTAFDFRLSADGLYLLVALNYQKLFRHSFIANYVIIELSTGAKMEAIKDNSPAQLVVWSPVGNGFVYVKENNIYYKESAKNDKTVQITSTVGYISNGVPDWVYEEEVLSSNTAIWFSTDGKRIAYGRYNDTEVPLMVIPIYGEPGKLIFQYPRANVIKYPKSGTHNPVVSLHYVNLEDTSITYELSTPDNFSKENILSTVEWANDDVVTAIWMNRIQNEAVILAYNTTTTSPVTTTIKHLKSEHGWLELFTPPLFSKNGDSFVMILSQDQENNAGGYRHIVLYNVTENAEAQALTSGKFVVTGIVGWNFEKDLIYYLANTEEDSTVQHLYTVSPLTKNVTCLSCQLKSQHNSSLPCSYNTADFSKNGSFYVLTCAGPDVPQTIIFDKNDQKTLLWNENKELAAYLQKKQHPIIKKMSFDIAGGFKANVMLRLPPNMDTSGQVKYPMLVNVYGGPDTYQVIDKFALDWGSYLAANKSVIYAAIDARGSGLRGDNLLFAGYRNLGTVEVIDQINVTKLLQKTLPYVDSSRTAIWGWSYGGYASGMALATDTEGIFKCAISVAPVTDWTLYDSIYTERYMGLPTMSDNFAGYQKAQLLRKYEGIRNKKYFLIHGTHDDNVHYQQSMLWSKILEFNDVLFRQQSYPDEDHSLGSVRPHLYHTLESFLDDCFIKSDS from the exons GATCTCataattttcaataaaagatcgaAAAAAAGAAAATATCTCATATCTGGATTTATAGTAGTATTCTTTATTATACTGGCAGTGATTGCCAttattttcttttcaaaaaatgaTGATGATATTAAAACTAGCAAACTTAATAGTGTCGCAGCTGCGCTTACTTTAGAAGACTATCTTAATGGAAAGTTCCAACCTAGACCATTTAATGCAACATGGACAGCAA ATGATCAACTAATATACAGTGATAATGGCAACTTAGTCCTCCTGGATTTAAGGACTAACACTTCTTCAATGCTGCTTAACTCTACTGATAGT attcttcTTACTGCCTTTGACTTCAGACTCTCTGCAGACGGTCTCTATTTATTGGTGGCTCTAAACTACCAAAAG TTATTTCGACATAGCTTTATCGCCAATTACGTCATTATTGAGCTAAGTACAGGAGCAAAAATGGAAGCAATTAAAGACAATTCACCTGCACAATTAGTTGTTTGGTCACCAGTTGGTAACGGTTTTGTGTACGTCAAAGaaaataacatttattataaagAATCAGCCAAGAATGATAAAACTGTTCAAATTACTTCAACAGTTGGATACATATCGAACGGAGTTCCAGATTGGGTTTACGAAG AGGAAGTGCTAAGTTCCAACACAGCGATATGGTTTTCAACTGATGGCAAAAGAATTGCGTATGGTAGATACAACGATACGGAAGTACCTCTTATGGTAATACCAATATATGGAGAACCCGGAAAGCTTATATTTCAATATCCCAGAGCAAATGTTATTAAATATCCAAAG AGTGGCACACATAATCCAGTTGTTAGCCTGCATTACGTTAATTTGGAAGATACAAGCATTACATACGAGCTTAGTACACCCGACAATTTTAGCAA GGAGAACATCTTATCTACAGTAGAATGGGCTAACGATGATGTGGTAACAGCCATTTGGATGAACAGAATACAAAACGAAGCAGTTATTTTGGCATACAATACAACTACAACTTCACCCGTTACAACCACG atAAAACATTTGAAGTCAGAGCATGGTTGGTTGGAACTATTCACTCCACCTCTATTTTCCAAAAACGGAGACAGTTTTGTAATGATCCTTTCTCAAGATCAGGAGAACAACGCAGGAGGCTACAGGCATATTGTACTATATAATGTAACCGAAAATGCAGAAGCACAAGCGCTGACCTCAGGAAAATTTGTTGTTACGGGCATTGTGGGATGGAATTTTGAGAAAGACTTGAT ataCTACCTCGCAAACACAGAAGAAGATTCTACAGTCCAACATCTGTATACGGTTTCTCCTCTTACAAAAAACGTGACATGTTTGTCCTGTCAACTAAAATCACAACATAATTCTTCTCTTCCTTGTTCTTATAATACAGCAGATTTTAGCAAAAATGGATCTTTCTACGTGCTAACTTGCGCTGGTCCAGATGTTCcacaaacaataatttttgataaaaatg ACCAAAAAACACTTCTATGGAATGAAAACAAAGAACTTGCTGCATATTTACAGAAAAAACAACATCCGATAATAAAGAAAATGTCTTTCGATATAGCTGGTGGATTTAAAGCTAACGTTATGTTGCGACTTCCTCCAAATATGGACACCAGTGGACAAGTGAAGTATCCAATGTTGGTTAATGT atATGGAGGACCAGATACCTACCAAGTCATAGACAAATTCGCCTTAGACTGGGGTAGTTACTTGGCGGCCAATAAAAGTGTGATCTATGCAGCTATAGATGCCCGAGGTTCTGGTTTACGTGGAGATAATCTGTTATTTGCAGGATACAGAAACTTGGGAACTGTTGAAGTTATCGACCAAATAAATGTTACAAA GCTGTTGCAGAAAACATTACCTTACGTTGATTCCTCAAGAACCGCCATTTGGGGCTGGAGTTATGGAGGATATGCGTCCGGTATGGCTCTGGCAACGGATACCGAGGGTATCTTCAAATGTGCAATATCAGTAGCTCCTGTAACTGATTGGACTCTATATG ATTCAATTTACACTGAACGATACATGGGCCTTCCAACAATGTCCGATAATTTTGCGGGATATCAAAAGGCACAATTGCTTCGAAAGTACGAAGGGATAAGAAACAAGAAGTATTTTCTCATACATGGAACTCATGATGATAACGTCCATTACCAACAGTCAATGTTATGGTCAAAAATACTCGAATTCAATGATGTTTTATTCAGGCAACAA